The following are encoded together in the Brassica napus cultivar Da-Ae chromosome A9, Da-Ae, whole genome shotgun sequence genome:
- the LOC125578548 gene encoding uncharacterized protein LOC125578548 isoform X2, translated as MDFFISNREKYGNRAGLFGHKSASKSNPSSPPHPTEGRSSPPVSYYGIKRSESEYAFPISDNHTTHWKQQQQHASERVPNSHHRPPVYRYSTPERPRENGKERTEAIFYEPDADVTPRSEASLSPFRSARTRTPDRRRRSTDFSRELHERMHETEANVSPFHPSRSRSPAPNNTQEFRGRDYSRERYEAEGHLTSQRSAPSSPFHPSRSPPHTRATLQPERYNKGKDHYEADADVTPRSSPPMSPFHGATSRYPPPPFYSSSDDDEDNHSTTYLFPEISTGHRSRGVSGSSTPNNDVQPVHYKYQMATAETYEQDRQFEPPELPDESESFTMQEITKMRGLESYEEETQSDAYVSVANYKVRHCVSATLQAIMDKHGDIAASSKLQSTSTRSFYLESLAAAVTELKSTALRDLSKTRVAEIAAVVKDMDSVRIDVSWLKTAVEELAEAVECFGGYEAAKMEKEECSKGMKEGKVEMEELRDELKRREKEMKECRERVTAMAGRLGQLEMKDSWVTKKLELFQSKVHKFDGEAVFVEV; from the exons ATGGATTTCTTTATTTCAAACAGAGAGAAGTATGGCAACAGAgcag GATTGTTCGGTCACAAAAGTGCTAGCAAGAGCAATCCTTCGAGTCCTCCTCATCCCACTGAGGGTCGATCATCTCCGCCGGTGTCTTATTACGGCATAAAAAGATCGGAATCAGAGTATGCATTCCCAATCTCTGATAACCATACTACTCACtggaaacaacaacaacaacacgcCTCTGAACGCGTCCCCAATTCCCACCACCGACCTCCTGTCTACAGATATAGCACG CCCGAGCGTCCTAGAGAGAATGGCAAAGAAAGAACAGAGGCCATTTTTTATGAACCCGATGCGGACGTGACCCCAAGGAGCGAAGCTTCCTTGAGCCCCTTTCGATCTGCCAGAACCCGCACG CCTGATCGCCGTAGGAGGTCTACCGACTTCAGCAGAGAGCTGCACGAGAGAATGCATGAGACAGAGGCCAATGTGAGCCCCTTTCATCCCTCCAGAAGCCGCTCTCCAGCTCCCAACAACACG CAAGAATTTCGAGGGAGAGACTACAGTAGAGAAAGGTATGAGGCAGAGGGCCATCTAACTTCGCAGAGGAGCGCTCCTTCGAGCCCATTTCATCCATCCCGAAGCCCGCCGCACACAAGGGCAACG TTGCAGCCTGAGAGATACAACAAGGGTAAAGATCATTACGAGGCAGATGCAGATGTCACACCGCGTAGCAGCCCTCCCATGAGTCCTTTTCATGGGGCCACCAGCCGCTATCCACCACCACCATTTTACTCATCCAGCGACGACGACGAAGACAACCATTCCACCACCTACCTCTTTCCAGAGATTTCAACTGGACATCGTTCCAGGGGAGTCTCTGGGAGTAGCACG CCAAATAATGATGTGCAGCCGGTTCACTACAAGTACCAGATGGCCACGGCCGAAACCTACGAGCAAGACAGGCAGTTCGAGCCGCCAGAGCTGCCCGACGAGTCCGAGAGCTTCACGATGCAGGAGATCACCAAAATGCGCGGACTCGAGAGCTACGAGGAAGAGACACAGTCGGATGCCTACGTCTCGGTCGCTAACTACAAGGTGCGGCATTGCGTGTCCGCCACGCTCCAGGCTATCATGGACAAACACGGAGACATAGCCGCCTCGTCGAAGCTGCAATCCACGTCAACAAGGTCGTTTTACCTAGAGTCCCTGGCCGCGGCCGTGACGGAGCTGAAGTCGACGGCGCTGAGAGATCTGTCGAAGACGCGCGTGGCCGAGATCGCGGCGGTGGTGAAGGACATGGACTCGGTCAGAATCGACGTGTCGTGGCTCAAAACGGCCGTGGAGGAGCTGGCGGAGGCGGTGGAGTGCTTCGGGGGGTACGAGGCTGCGAAGATGGAGAAAGAGGAGTGCAGTAAGGGTATGAAGGAGGGGAAGGTGGAGATGGAGGAGCTGAGAGATGAGctgaagaggagagagaaggagatgaaGGAGTGTAGGGAGAGGGTGACGGCGATGGCTGGTAGGCTAGGGCAGCTAGAGATGAAGGATTCGTGGGTGACGAAGAAGCTTGAGCTGTTCCAGAGCAAGGTCCATAAATTTGACGGTGAAGCTGTCTTCGTGGAGGTCTAG
- the LOC125578548 gene encoding uncharacterized protein LOC125578548 isoform X4, whose protein sequence is MDFFISNREKYGNRAGLFGHKSASKSNPSSPPHPTEGRSSPPVSYYGIKRSESEYAFPISDNHTTHWKQQQQHASERVPNSHHRPPVYRYSTPERPRENGKERTEAIFYEPDADVTPRSEASLSPFRSARTRTPDRRRRSTDFSRELHERMHETEANVSPFHPSRSRSPAPNNTQEFRGRDYSRERYEAEGHLTSQRSAPSSPFHPSRSPPHTRATPERYNKGKDHYEADADVTPRSSPPMSPFHGATSRYPPPPFYSSSDDDEDNHSTTYLFPEISTGHRSRGVSGSSTPNNDVQPVHYKYQMATAETYEQDRQFEPPELPDESESFTMQEITKMRGLESYEEETQSDAYVSVANYKVRHCVSATLQAIMDKHGDIAASSKLQSTSTRSFYLESLAAAVTELKSTALRDLSKTRVAEIAAVVKDMDSVRIDVSWLKTAVEELAEAVECFGGYEAAKMEKEECSKGMKEGKVEMEELRDELKRREKEMKECRERVTAMAGRLGQLEMKDSWVTKKLELFQSKVHKFDGEAVFVEV, encoded by the exons ATGGATTTCTTTATTTCAAACAGAGAGAAGTATGGCAACAGAgcag GATTGTTCGGTCACAAAAGTGCTAGCAAGAGCAATCCTTCGAGTCCTCCTCATCCCACTGAGGGTCGATCATCTCCGCCGGTGTCTTATTACGGCATAAAAAGATCGGAATCAGAGTATGCATTCCCAATCTCTGATAACCATACTACTCACtggaaacaacaacaacaacacgcCTCTGAACGCGTCCCCAATTCCCACCACCGACCTCCTGTCTACAGATATAGCACG CCCGAGCGTCCTAGAGAGAATGGCAAAGAAAGAACAGAGGCCATTTTTTATGAACCCGATGCGGACGTGACCCCAAGGAGCGAAGCTTCCTTGAGCCCCTTTCGATCTGCCAGAACCCGCACG CCTGATCGCCGTAGGAGGTCTACCGACTTCAGCAGAGAGCTGCACGAGAGAATGCATGAGACAGAGGCCAATGTGAGCCCCTTTCATCCCTCCAGAAGCCGCTCTCCAGCTCCCAACAACACG CAAGAATTTCGAGGGAGAGACTACAGTAGAGAAAGGTATGAGGCAGAGGGCCATCTAACTTCGCAGAGGAGCGCTCCTTCGAGCCCATTTCATCCATCCCGAAGCCCGCCGCACACAAGGGCAACG CCTGAGAGATACAACAAGGGTAAAGATCATTACGAGGCAGATGCAGATGTCACACCGCGTAGCAGCCCTCCCATGAGTCCTTTTCATGGGGCCACCAGCCGCTATCCACCACCACCATTTTACTCATCCAGCGACGACGACGAAGACAACCATTCCACCACCTACCTCTTTCCAGAGATTTCAACTGGACATCGTTCCAGGGGAGTCTCTGGGAGTAGCACG CCAAATAATGATGTGCAGCCGGTTCACTACAAGTACCAGATGGCCACGGCCGAAACCTACGAGCAAGACAGGCAGTTCGAGCCGCCAGAGCTGCCCGACGAGTCCGAGAGCTTCACGATGCAGGAGATCACCAAAATGCGCGGACTCGAGAGCTACGAGGAAGAGACACAGTCGGATGCCTACGTCTCGGTCGCTAACTACAAGGTGCGGCATTGCGTGTCCGCCACGCTCCAGGCTATCATGGACAAACACGGAGACATAGCCGCCTCGTCGAAGCTGCAATCCACGTCAACAAGGTCGTTTTACCTAGAGTCCCTGGCCGCGGCCGTGACGGAGCTGAAGTCGACGGCGCTGAGAGATCTGTCGAAGACGCGCGTGGCCGAGATCGCGGCGGTGGTGAAGGACATGGACTCGGTCAGAATCGACGTGTCGTGGCTCAAAACGGCCGTGGAGGAGCTGGCGGAGGCGGTGGAGTGCTTCGGGGGGTACGAGGCTGCGAAGATGGAGAAAGAGGAGTGCAGTAAGGGTATGAAGGAGGGGAAGGTGGAGATGGAGGAGCTGAGAGATGAGctgaagaggagagagaaggagatgaaGGAGTGTAGGGAGAGGGTGACGGCGATGGCTGGTAGGCTAGGGCAGCTAGAGATGAAGGATTCGTGGGTGACGAAGAAGCTTGAGCTGTTCCAGAGCAAGGTCCATAAATTTGACGGTGAAGCTGTCTTCGTGGAGGTCTAG
- the LOC125578548 gene encoding uncharacterized protein LOC125578548 isoform X3 encodes MDFFISNREKYGNRAGLFGHKSASKSNPSSPPHPTEGRSSPPVSYYGIKRSESEYAFPISDNHTTHWKQQQQHASERVPNSHHRPPVYRYSTPERPRENGKERTEAIFYEPDADVTPRSEASLSPFRSARTRTPDRRRRSTDFSRELHERMHETEANVSPFHPSRSRSPAPNNTQQEFRGRDYSRERYEAEGHLTSQRSAPSSPFHPSRSPPHTRATPERYNKGKDHYEADADVTPRSSPPMSPFHGATSRYPPPPFYSSSDDDEDNHSTTYLFPEISTGHRSRGVSGSSTPNNDVQPVHYKYQMATAETYEQDRQFEPPELPDESESFTMQEITKMRGLESYEEETQSDAYVSVANYKVRHCVSATLQAIMDKHGDIAASSKLQSTSTRSFYLESLAAAVTELKSTALRDLSKTRVAEIAAVVKDMDSVRIDVSWLKTAVEELAEAVECFGGYEAAKMEKEECSKGMKEGKVEMEELRDELKRREKEMKECRERVTAMAGRLGQLEMKDSWVTKKLELFQSKVHKFDGEAVFVEV; translated from the exons ATGGATTTCTTTATTTCAAACAGAGAGAAGTATGGCAACAGAgcag GATTGTTCGGTCACAAAAGTGCTAGCAAGAGCAATCCTTCGAGTCCTCCTCATCCCACTGAGGGTCGATCATCTCCGCCGGTGTCTTATTACGGCATAAAAAGATCGGAATCAGAGTATGCATTCCCAATCTCTGATAACCATACTACTCACtggaaacaacaacaacaacacgcCTCTGAACGCGTCCCCAATTCCCACCACCGACCTCCTGTCTACAGATATAGCACG CCCGAGCGTCCTAGAGAGAATGGCAAAGAAAGAACAGAGGCCATTTTTTATGAACCCGATGCGGACGTGACCCCAAGGAGCGAAGCTTCCTTGAGCCCCTTTCGATCTGCCAGAACCCGCACG CCTGATCGCCGTAGGAGGTCTACCGACTTCAGCAGAGAGCTGCACGAGAGAATGCATGAGACAGAGGCCAATGTGAGCCCCTTTCATCCCTCCAGAAGCCGCTCTCCAGCTCCCAACAACACG CAGCAAGAATTTCGAGGGAGAGACTACAGTAGAGAAAGGTATGAGGCAGAGGGCCATCTAACTTCGCAGAGGAGCGCTCCTTCGAGCCCATTTCATCCATCCCGAAGCCCGCCGCACACAAGGGCAACG CCTGAGAGATACAACAAGGGTAAAGATCATTACGAGGCAGATGCAGATGTCACACCGCGTAGCAGCCCTCCCATGAGTCCTTTTCATGGGGCCACCAGCCGCTATCCACCACCACCATTTTACTCATCCAGCGACGACGACGAAGACAACCATTCCACCACCTACCTCTTTCCAGAGATTTCAACTGGACATCGTTCCAGGGGAGTCTCTGGGAGTAGCACG CCAAATAATGATGTGCAGCCGGTTCACTACAAGTACCAGATGGCCACGGCCGAAACCTACGAGCAAGACAGGCAGTTCGAGCCGCCAGAGCTGCCCGACGAGTCCGAGAGCTTCACGATGCAGGAGATCACCAAAATGCGCGGACTCGAGAGCTACGAGGAAGAGACACAGTCGGATGCCTACGTCTCGGTCGCTAACTACAAGGTGCGGCATTGCGTGTCCGCCACGCTCCAGGCTATCATGGACAAACACGGAGACATAGCCGCCTCGTCGAAGCTGCAATCCACGTCAACAAGGTCGTTTTACCTAGAGTCCCTGGCCGCGGCCGTGACGGAGCTGAAGTCGACGGCGCTGAGAGATCTGTCGAAGACGCGCGTGGCCGAGATCGCGGCGGTGGTGAAGGACATGGACTCGGTCAGAATCGACGTGTCGTGGCTCAAAACGGCCGTGGAGGAGCTGGCGGAGGCGGTGGAGTGCTTCGGGGGGTACGAGGCTGCGAAGATGGAGAAAGAGGAGTGCAGTAAGGGTATGAAGGAGGGGAAGGTGGAGATGGAGGAGCTGAGAGATGAGctgaagaggagagagaaggagatgaaGGAGTGTAGGGAGAGGGTGACGGCGATGGCTGGTAGGCTAGGGCAGCTAGAGATGAAGGATTCGTGGGTGACGAAGAAGCTTGAGCTGTTCCAGAGCAAGGTCCATAAATTTGACGGTGAAGCTGTCTTCGTGGAGGTCTAG
- the LOC125578548 gene encoding uncharacterized protein LOC125578548 isoform X1: MDFFISNREKYGNRAGLFGHKSASKSNPSSPPHPTEGRSSPPVSYYGIKRSESEYAFPISDNHTTHWKQQQQHASERVPNSHHRPPVYRYSTPERPRENGKERTEAIFYEPDADVTPRSEASLSPFRSARTRTPDRRRRSTDFSRELHERMHETEANVSPFHPSRSRSPAPNNTQQEFRGRDYSRERYEAEGHLTSQRSAPSSPFHPSRSPPHTRATLQPERYNKGKDHYEADADVTPRSSPPMSPFHGATSRYPPPPFYSSSDDDEDNHSTTYLFPEISTGHRSRGVSGSSTPNNDVQPVHYKYQMATAETYEQDRQFEPPELPDESESFTMQEITKMRGLESYEEETQSDAYVSVANYKVRHCVSATLQAIMDKHGDIAASSKLQSTSTRSFYLESLAAAVTELKSTALRDLSKTRVAEIAAVVKDMDSVRIDVSWLKTAVEELAEAVECFGGYEAAKMEKEECSKGMKEGKVEMEELRDELKRREKEMKECRERVTAMAGRLGQLEMKDSWVTKKLELFQSKVHKFDGEAVFVEV; the protein is encoded by the exons ATGGATTTCTTTATTTCAAACAGAGAGAAGTATGGCAACAGAgcag GATTGTTCGGTCACAAAAGTGCTAGCAAGAGCAATCCTTCGAGTCCTCCTCATCCCACTGAGGGTCGATCATCTCCGCCGGTGTCTTATTACGGCATAAAAAGATCGGAATCAGAGTATGCATTCCCAATCTCTGATAACCATACTACTCACtggaaacaacaacaacaacacgcCTCTGAACGCGTCCCCAATTCCCACCACCGACCTCCTGTCTACAGATATAGCACG CCCGAGCGTCCTAGAGAGAATGGCAAAGAAAGAACAGAGGCCATTTTTTATGAACCCGATGCGGACGTGACCCCAAGGAGCGAAGCTTCCTTGAGCCCCTTTCGATCTGCCAGAACCCGCACG CCTGATCGCCGTAGGAGGTCTACCGACTTCAGCAGAGAGCTGCACGAGAGAATGCATGAGACAGAGGCCAATGTGAGCCCCTTTCATCCCTCCAGAAGCCGCTCTCCAGCTCCCAACAACACG CAGCAAGAATTTCGAGGGAGAGACTACAGTAGAGAAAGGTATGAGGCAGAGGGCCATCTAACTTCGCAGAGGAGCGCTCCTTCGAGCCCATTTCATCCATCCCGAAGCCCGCCGCACACAAGGGCAACG TTGCAGCCTGAGAGATACAACAAGGGTAAAGATCATTACGAGGCAGATGCAGATGTCACACCGCGTAGCAGCCCTCCCATGAGTCCTTTTCATGGGGCCACCAGCCGCTATCCACCACCACCATTTTACTCATCCAGCGACGACGACGAAGACAACCATTCCACCACCTACCTCTTTCCAGAGATTTCAACTGGACATCGTTCCAGGGGAGTCTCTGGGAGTAGCACG CCAAATAATGATGTGCAGCCGGTTCACTACAAGTACCAGATGGCCACGGCCGAAACCTACGAGCAAGACAGGCAGTTCGAGCCGCCAGAGCTGCCCGACGAGTCCGAGAGCTTCACGATGCAGGAGATCACCAAAATGCGCGGACTCGAGAGCTACGAGGAAGAGACACAGTCGGATGCCTACGTCTCGGTCGCTAACTACAAGGTGCGGCATTGCGTGTCCGCCACGCTCCAGGCTATCATGGACAAACACGGAGACATAGCCGCCTCGTCGAAGCTGCAATCCACGTCAACAAGGTCGTTTTACCTAGAGTCCCTGGCCGCGGCCGTGACGGAGCTGAAGTCGACGGCGCTGAGAGATCTGTCGAAGACGCGCGTGGCCGAGATCGCGGCGGTGGTGAAGGACATGGACTCGGTCAGAATCGACGTGTCGTGGCTCAAAACGGCCGTGGAGGAGCTGGCGGAGGCGGTGGAGTGCTTCGGGGGGTACGAGGCTGCGAAGATGGAGAAAGAGGAGTGCAGTAAGGGTATGAAGGAGGGGAAGGTGGAGATGGAGGAGCTGAGAGATGAGctgaagaggagagagaaggagatgaaGGAGTGTAGGGAGAGGGTGACGGCGATGGCTGGTAGGCTAGGGCAGCTAGAGATGAAGGATTCGTGGGTGACGAAGAAGCTTGAGCTGTTCCAGAGCAAGGTCCATAAATTTGACGGTGAAGCTGTCTTCGTGGAGGTCTAG
- the LOC125578548 gene encoding uncharacterized protein LOC125578548 isoform X8 encodes MDFFISNREKYGNRAGLFGHKSASKSNPSSPPHPTEGRSSPPVSYYGIKRSESEYAFPISDNHTTHWKQQQQHASERVPNSHHRPPVYRYSTPERPRENGKERTEAIFYEPDADVTPRSEASLSPFRSARTRTPDRRRRSTDFSRELHERMHETEANVSPFHPSRSRSPAPNNTQEFRGRDYSRERYEAEGHLTSQRSAPSSPFHPSRSPPHTRATPERYNKGKDHYEADADVTPRSSPPMSPFHGATSRYPPPPFYSSSDDDEDNHSTTYLFPEISTGHRSRGVSGSSTPVHYKYQMATAETYEQDRQFEPPELPDESESFTMQEITKMRGLESYEEETQSDAYVSVANYKVRHCVSATLQAIMDKHGDIAASSKLQSTSTRSFYLESLAAAVTELKSTALRDLSKTRVAEIAAVVKDMDSVRIDVSWLKTAVEELAEAVECFGGYEAAKMEKEECSKGMKEGKVEMEELRDELKRREKEMKECRERVTAMAGRLGQLEMKDSWVTKKLELFQSKVHKFDGEAVFVEV; translated from the exons ATGGATTTCTTTATTTCAAACAGAGAGAAGTATGGCAACAGAgcag GATTGTTCGGTCACAAAAGTGCTAGCAAGAGCAATCCTTCGAGTCCTCCTCATCCCACTGAGGGTCGATCATCTCCGCCGGTGTCTTATTACGGCATAAAAAGATCGGAATCAGAGTATGCATTCCCAATCTCTGATAACCATACTACTCACtggaaacaacaacaacaacacgcCTCTGAACGCGTCCCCAATTCCCACCACCGACCTCCTGTCTACAGATATAGCACG CCCGAGCGTCCTAGAGAGAATGGCAAAGAAAGAACAGAGGCCATTTTTTATGAACCCGATGCGGACGTGACCCCAAGGAGCGAAGCTTCCTTGAGCCCCTTTCGATCTGCCAGAACCCGCACG CCTGATCGCCGTAGGAGGTCTACCGACTTCAGCAGAGAGCTGCACGAGAGAATGCATGAGACAGAGGCCAATGTGAGCCCCTTTCATCCCTCCAGAAGCCGCTCTCCAGCTCCCAACAACACG CAAGAATTTCGAGGGAGAGACTACAGTAGAGAAAGGTATGAGGCAGAGGGCCATCTAACTTCGCAGAGGAGCGCTCCTTCGAGCCCATTTCATCCATCCCGAAGCCCGCCGCACACAAGGGCAACG CCTGAGAGATACAACAAGGGTAAAGATCATTACGAGGCAGATGCAGATGTCACACCGCGTAGCAGCCCTCCCATGAGTCCTTTTCATGGGGCCACCAGCCGCTATCCACCACCACCATTTTACTCATCCAGCGACGACGACGAAGACAACCATTCCACCACCTACCTCTTTCCAGAGATTTCAACTGGACATCGTTCCAGGGGAGTCTCTGGGAGTAGCACG CCGGTTCACTACAAGTACCAGATGGCCACGGCCGAAACCTACGAGCAAGACAGGCAGTTCGAGCCGCCAGAGCTGCCCGACGAGTCCGAGAGCTTCACGATGCAGGAGATCACCAAAATGCGCGGACTCGAGAGCTACGAGGAAGAGACACAGTCGGATGCCTACGTCTCGGTCGCTAACTACAAGGTGCGGCATTGCGTGTCCGCCACGCTCCAGGCTATCATGGACAAACACGGAGACATAGCCGCCTCGTCGAAGCTGCAATCCACGTCAACAAGGTCGTTTTACCTAGAGTCCCTGGCCGCGGCCGTGACGGAGCTGAAGTCGACGGCGCTGAGAGATCTGTCGAAGACGCGCGTGGCCGAGATCGCGGCGGTGGTGAAGGACATGGACTCGGTCAGAATCGACGTGTCGTGGCTCAAAACGGCCGTGGAGGAGCTGGCGGAGGCGGTGGAGTGCTTCGGGGGGTACGAGGCTGCGAAGATGGAGAAAGAGGAGTGCAGTAAGGGTATGAAGGAGGGGAAGGTGGAGATGGAGGAGCTGAGAGATGAGctgaagaggagagagaaggagatgaaGGAGTGTAGGGAGAGGGTGACGGCGATGGCTGGTAGGCTAGGGCAGCTAGAGATGAAGGATTCGTGGGTGACGAAGAAGCTTGAGCTGTTCCAGAGCAAGGTCCATAAATTTGACGGTGAAGCTGTCTTCGTGGAGGTCTAG
- the LOC125578548 gene encoding uncharacterized protein LOC125578548 isoform X7, with amino-acid sequence MDFFISNREKYGNRAGLFGHKSASKSNPSSPPHPTEGRSSPPVSYYGIKRSESEYAFPISDNHTTHWKQQQQHASERVPNSHHRPPVYRYSTPERPRENGKERTEAIFYEPDADVTPRSEASLSPFRSARTRTPDRRRRSTDFSRELHERMHETEANVSPFHPSRSRSPAPNNTQQEFRGRDYSRERYEAEGHLTSQRSAPSSPFHPSRSPPHTRATPERYNKGKDHYEADADVTPRSSPPMSPFHGATSRYPPPPFYSSSDDDEDNHSTTYLFPEISTGHRSRGVSGSSTPVHYKYQMATAETYEQDRQFEPPELPDESESFTMQEITKMRGLESYEEETQSDAYVSVANYKVRHCVSATLQAIMDKHGDIAASSKLQSTSTRSFYLESLAAAVTELKSTALRDLSKTRVAEIAAVVKDMDSVRIDVSWLKTAVEELAEAVECFGGYEAAKMEKEECSKGMKEGKVEMEELRDELKRREKEMKECRERVTAMAGRLGQLEMKDSWVTKKLELFQSKVHKFDGEAVFVEV; translated from the exons ATGGATTTCTTTATTTCAAACAGAGAGAAGTATGGCAACAGAgcag GATTGTTCGGTCACAAAAGTGCTAGCAAGAGCAATCCTTCGAGTCCTCCTCATCCCACTGAGGGTCGATCATCTCCGCCGGTGTCTTATTACGGCATAAAAAGATCGGAATCAGAGTATGCATTCCCAATCTCTGATAACCATACTACTCACtggaaacaacaacaacaacacgcCTCTGAACGCGTCCCCAATTCCCACCACCGACCTCCTGTCTACAGATATAGCACG CCCGAGCGTCCTAGAGAGAATGGCAAAGAAAGAACAGAGGCCATTTTTTATGAACCCGATGCGGACGTGACCCCAAGGAGCGAAGCTTCCTTGAGCCCCTTTCGATCTGCCAGAACCCGCACG CCTGATCGCCGTAGGAGGTCTACCGACTTCAGCAGAGAGCTGCACGAGAGAATGCATGAGACAGAGGCCAATGTGAGCCCCTTTCATCCCTCCAGAAGCCGCTCTCCAGCTCCCAACAACACG CAGCAAGAATTTCGAGGGAGAGACTACAGTAGAGAAAGGTATGAGGCAGAGGGCCATCTAACTTCGCAGAGGAGCGCTCCTTCGAGCCCATTTCATCCATCCCGAAGCCCGCCGCACACAAGGGCAACG CCTGAGAGATACAACAAGGGTAAAGATCATTACGAGGCAGATGCAGATGTCACACCGCGTAGCAGCCCTCCCATGAGTCCTTTTCATGGGGCCACCAGCCGCTATCCACCACCACCATTTTACTCATCCAGCGACGACGACGAAGACAACCATTCCACCACCTACCTCTTTCCAGAGATTTCAACTGGACATCGTTCCAGGGGAGTCTCTGGGAGTAGCACG CCGGTTCACTACAAGTACCAGATGGCCACGGCCGAAACCTACGAGCAAGACAGGCAGTTCGAGCCGCCAGAGCTGCCCGACGAGTCCGAGAGCTTCACGATGCAGGAGATCACCAAAATGCGCGGACTCGAGAGCTACGAGGAAGAGACACAGTCGGATGCCTACGTCTCGGTCGCTAACTACAAGGTGCGGCATTGCGTGTCCGCCACGCTCCAGGCTATCATGGACAAACACGGAGACATAGCCGCCTCGTCGAAGCTGCAATCCACGTCAACAAGGTCGTTTTACCTAGAGTCCCTGGCCGCGGCCGTGACGGAGCTGAAGTCGACGGCGCTGAGAGATCTGTCGAAGACGCGCGTGGCCGAGATCGCGGCGGTGGTGAAGGACATGGACTCGGTCAGAATCGACGTGTCGTGGCTCAAAACGGCCGTGGAGGAGCTGGCGGAGGCGGTGGAGTGCTTCGGGGGGTACGAGGCTGCGAAGATGGAGAAAGAGGAGTGCAGTAAGGGTATGAAGGAGGGGAAGGTGGAGATGGAGGAGCTGAGAGATGAGctgaagaggagagagaaggagatgaaGGAGTGTAGGGAGAGGGTGACGGCGATGGCTGGTAGGCTAGGGCAGCTAGAGATGAAGGATTCGTGGGTGACGAAGAAGCTTGAGCTGTTCCAGAGCAAGGTCCATAAATTTGACGGTGAAGCTGTCTTCGTGGAGGTCTAG